One part of the Aquificaceae bacterium genome encodes these proteins:
- a CDS encoding glycine cleavage system protein H, producing the protein MATVNGCNIPEDLLYDVDPEANAFTWAKDNGDGTYTVGLTSVAAAMAGRLVAYTPKKAGKVIERRKSIATIESGKWVGPVPTPLTGEVVEVNEALKGNPALANDDPYGAGWIAKIKPTNPEEVNSLLKGQAAVDALTKVINEKGIKCG; encoded by the coding sequence ATGGCAACAGTCAACGGCTGCAACATACCTGAGGACCTTCTCTATGACGTGGACCCGGAGGCAAACGCCTTCACCTGGGCAAAGGACAACGGGGATGGCACTTACACGGTGGGTCTGACCTCCGTGGCAGCGGCCATGGCAGGAAGGCTTGTGGCCTATACGCCCAAGAAGGCTGGAAAGGTCATAGAAAGACGCAAGAGCATCGCAACCATTGAGAGTGGTAAATGGGTTGGACCAGTGCCTACTCCCCTCACGGGAGAGGTGGTGGAAGTAAATGAGGCCCTCAAGGGCAACCCCGCACTTGCCAATGACGACCCTTATGGTGCTGGATGGATAGCAAAAATAAAGCCCACAAACCCTGAAGAGGTCAACAGCCTTCTGAAAGGCCAGGCCGCTGTGGATGCCCTTACAAAGGTTATCAACGAGAAGGGTATAAAGTGCGGATAA
- a CDS encoding DUF2203 domain-containing protein, protein MKVFDIDTARDLIAVIKPIVEEINLKREELYSCVAKLEEEGDELEKLYLQSHINDLDMDIRRLFQKIEALGGVIKGVDPILVDFLSFHQNRYIWLCWKEDEDTLMFWHELDEGFAGRKPIDQLYE, encoded by the coding sequence ATGAAAGTCTTTGACATTGATACTGCAAGAGACCTTATAGCGGTCATAAAGCCCATAGTTGAGGAAATAAACTTAAAGAGGGAAGAGCTCTATTCCTGTGTGGCAAAACTTGAAGAAGAAGGGGATGAGCTTGAAAAGCTCTACTTGCAGAGCCATATAAATGACCTTGACATGGACATAAGACGGCTCTTCCAGAAGATAGAGGCTCTGGGTGGCGTTATAAAGGGTGTGGACCCCATACTGGTGGACTTTCTGTCTTTTCATCAGAACCGCTACATATGGCTCTGCTGGAAGGAGGATGAGGATACCCTCATGTTCTGGCACGAGCTAGATGAAGGCTTTGCGGGCAGGAAGCCCATTGACCAGCTTTATGAATAA
- the secA gene encoding preprotein translocase subunit SecA produces the protein MIEWLVKKLLGTKSEREVKRLKKVVQRIRHREEELDELSNRELRLMAHELRQRILQDEDIKQKIMEGKITEEVELAFALVREAGKRTLGLRFFDVQLIGGLVLHEGKIAEMKTGEGKTLVATSAVAANAMTEEGVHVVTVNDYLARRDAQWMGPIYLFLGLDVGVINSDYSSYRVQWADPELADRAVEEDWRVWPKGYFEETLPSELISVQAKKAFYTKLVPCTRREAYQCSITYGTNNEFGFDYLRDNMAFSAEEIVQVRGHNFAIVDEVDSILIDEARTPLIISGPAEMDTSVYYRADEVVRKLVKDEDFTVDEKNRTVQLTEQGIRKVEELLGIENLYDIRHIDLLHAVNQALRAHSLFKKDVHYIVRDGEILIVDEFTGRVLPGRRWSDGLHQAIEVKEGVPIQKENQTLASITFQNYFKLYRKLSGMTGTAETEALEFKEIYGLEVVVVPTHRPMRRKDHPDMVFKTKGEKWQAVVDLIKEEHAKGRPILVGTVSIEDSEHLSRLLQKEKIPHNVLNAKQHEREAEIIAQAGRLGAVTISTNMAGRGTDILLGGNPEYLAKEMLRAKGKAIEEATEEEWKEALEKAYRITEEEKKRVVELGGLLVIGTERHESRRIDNQLRGRAGRQGDPGESRFVLSLEDDLMRIFGGDRVKKLMELLKIPEGEPIESGMVTKAIQNAQKRVEAQNFQIRKRLLEYDLVMNTQRLTVYSIRRDLLESRGLEEYLQEFVQDLVAQKVEELIKEEEPELWELEPLRDYLRELTGREVEVPPARDREDLVNQLSQRVLEIIFGRKQELGEDIFRELAKIVMLSNLDHLWREHLHTMDRLRESIYLRGYASKDPLVEYKKEAFYLFEDMLSRFRERTLSDIMHMQVRTQEEVEEELKKEEQEREKLLSMAVFSGAEGKSDQSQKGPKRKTLKERLQARRKR, from the coding sequence ATGATAGAATGGCTTGTGAAAAAACTTCTGGGCACAAAGAGCGAGCGCGAGGTAAAGAGGTTAAAGAAGGTCGTTCAGAGGATAAGACACAGAGAAGAAGAGCTGGATGAGCTTTCGAACAGGGAGCTCAGGCTTATGGCCCATGAACTTCGCCAGAGAATTCTGCAGGATGAAGACATAAAGCAAAAGATAATGGAGGGGAAAATAACAGAAGAGGTAGAGCTTGCCTTTGCCCTTGTGAGAGAAGCAGGAAAGAGGACTCTGGGTCTGAGGTTCTTTGATGTGCAGCTGATAGGTGGTCTTGTGCTTCATGAGGGTAAGATTGCAGAGATGAAAACCGGTGAGGGCAAGACCCTTGTGGCTACCTCTGCAGTTGCAGCAAATGCCATGACAGAAGAGGGTGTGCACGTGGTTACTGTCAACGACTACCTGGCCAGAAGGGATGCCCAGTGGATGGGGCCCATCTATCTCTTTCTCGGCCTTGATGTGGGTGTTATAAACTCCGATTATAGCTCCTACAGAGTCCAGTGGGCAGACCCAGAGCTTGCAGACAGGGCAGTGGAAGAAGACTGGAGGGTGTGGCCAAAGGGCTACTTTGAGGAAACTCTGCCCTCAGAGCTTATAAGTGTTCAGGCAAAGAAGGCCTTCTACACCAAGCTGGTGCCCTGCACCAGAAGGGAGGCTTACCAGTGCAGCATAACCTACGGCACCAACAACGAGTTTGGCTTTGACTACCTGAGGGACAACATGGCCTTCTCAGCAGAAGAAATAGTTCAGGTAAGAGGTCACAACTTTGCCATAGTGGACGAGGTGGACTCCATACTCATAGATGAGGCAAGGACGCCCCTTATAATATCTGGTCCTGCGGAGATGGACACTTCCGTCTATTACAGGGCGGATGAGGTGGTGAGAAAACTGGTAAAGGATGAAGACTTCACGGTAGATGAAAAGAACAGAACCGTGCAGCTTACAGAGCAGGGCATAAGGAAGGTGGAGGAGCTTCTTGGAATAGAAAACCTCTACGACATAAGGCATATAGACCTTCTTCATGCGGTAAATCAGGCTCTCAGGGCTCACAGCCTTTTCAAGAAGGACGTGCACTACATAGTGAGGGATGGCGAGATTCTTATAGTGGATGAGTTCACCGGAAGGGTGCTTCCGGGCAGGCGCTGGAGTGATGGTCTACATCAGGCAATAGAGGTAAAGGAAGGCGTTCCCATACAGAAAGAAAACCAGACACTTGCCAGCATAACCTTCCAGAACTACTTCAAGCTCTACAGGAAGCTCTCAGGTATGACAGGCACCGCAGAAACAGAGGCACTGGAGTTTAAAGAAATATACGGTCTTGAGGTGGTGGTTGTCCCAACCCACAGACCCATGAGGAGAAAGGACCATCCCGATATGGTTTTCAAGACAAAGGGAGAAAAATGGCAGGCTGTGGTGGATTTAATCAAGGAAGAGCATGCAAAGGGCAGACCAATACTGGTAGGAACCGTCTCCATAGAAGATTCTGAACATCTCTCAAGGCTTTTACAAAAAGAAAAGATTCCTCACAATGTGCTAAATGCCAAACAGCATGAGAGGGAGGCAGAGATAATCGCTCAGGCGGGAAGACTGGGCGCAGTTACCATCTCCACCAATATGGCAGGAAGGGGAACGGACATACTTCTTGGCGGAAACCCTGAATATCTTGCAAAAGAGATGCTAAGGGCGAAGGGCAAGGCTATAGAGGAGGCAACAGAGGAAGAGTGGAAGGAAGCACTGGAAAAGGCATACAGGATAACGGAGGAGGAGAAGAAAAGGGTGGTGGAGCTGGGAGGTTTGCTTGTCATAGGCACGGAAAGGCACGAATCAAGGCGTATAGACAACCAGCTCAGGGGAAGGGCTGGAAGACAGGGGGACCCAGGAGAGTCCCGCTTTGTGCTTTCCCTTGAAGATGACCTCATGAGGATATTTGGCGGAGACCGGGTTAAAAAGCTTATGGAGCTTCTAAAAATTCCTGAGGGAGAGCCCATAGAGAGCGGTATGGTAACAAAAGCAATACAGAACGCCCAGAAGAGAGTGGAAGCCCAGAACTTCCAGATTAGAAAGAGACTTCTTGAGTATGACCTGGTTATGAACACCCAGAGGCTTACGGTATATTCCATAAGGAGAGACCTTCTTGAATCTAGGGGCCTGGAGGAATACCTTCAGGAGTTTGTTCAGGACCTTGTAGCCCAGAAGGTGGAAGAACTCATAAAAGAGGAAGAGCCAGAGCTCTGGGAACTGGAGCCCCTCAGAGACTACCTGAGAGAGCTCACCGGAAGAGAGGTGGAAGTGCCTCCAGCAAGAGACAGGGAAGACCTCGTAAACCAGCTTTCCCAGAGAGTTCTTGAGATTATATTCGGAAGAAAGCAAGAGCTGGGTGAAGATATCTTCAGAGAGCTTGCAAAAATCGTCATGCTCTCCAACCTTGACCATCTCTGGAGGGAGCACCTGCATACCATGGACAGGCTCAGAGAGAGCATATACCTGAGGGGCTACGCCTCGAAGGACCCACTGGTGGAATACAAGAAGGAAGCCTTCTACCTTTTTGAGGATATGCTCTCAAGGTTCAGAGAGAGGACCCTCTCAGACATAATGCACATGCAGGTCAGAACACAGGAAGAAGTGGAAGAAGAGCTCAAAAAAGAGGAACAGGAAAGGGAAAAGCTTCTGAGCATGGCAGTTTTTAGTGGAGCCGAAGGCAAGTCTGACCAGAGCCAGAAAGGTCCAAAGAGAAAAACTCTCAAGGAGCGTCTTCAGGCAAGGAGGAAGAGATAG
- a CDS encoding radical SAM protein translates to MNFRGGATHPSLEDVELDTSLLEELSEGFELRLKNFGRDIHFHSPGFKHYEVEDFSIKTGPKFVDISITGKNCELMCDHCASKILWHMIPATSPEELWKVANELKDKGVDGLLISGGSNRDGVVELYPFLNTMKRIREELGMFVSCHVGLVDRELAEGLREAQVDAVLLDIIGDDQTIAEVYKLPHKSTKDYEESLRLLKEAGHNIVPHVIIGLHYGQIRGEYRAIDMIAQFDPSALVIVVVMPYYGKARFQLLPPPKPEESAKVLLHARKALPKRPVVVGCARPAGQERVRLDLYALHAGVNGITFPAEGIFTYAKSLGLNPVVSPNCCSTVFLH, encoded by the coding sequence ATGAACTTCAGGGGTGGAGCGACCCACCCCTCCCTTGAAGATGTAGAGCTTGACACAAGCCTCCTTGAGGAGCTCTCTGAGGGCTTTGAGCTAAGGTTGAAAAATTTTGGCAGAGATATACACTTTCACAGCCCCGGTTTTAAGCACTACGAGGTGGAAGACTTTTCTATAAAGACTGGTCCAAAGTTTGTGGACATATCCATAACTGGCAAAAACTGCGAGCTCATGTGTGACCACTGTGCCTCAAAGATACTCTGGCACATGATACCTGCCACAAGCCCTGAGGAGCTCTGGAAAGTGGCAAACGAGCTCAAGGATAAAGGAGTCGATGGACTTCTCATATCCGGAGGTTCTAACAGGGATGGTGTGGTGGAGCTCTATCCTTTTTTAAATACTATGAAGAGGATAAGGGAAGAGCTGGGTATGTTTGTGAGCTGTCATGTGGGTTTAGTTGACAGAGAGCTTGCAGAGGGACTGAGAGAGGCTCAGGTGGATGCGGTCCTCCTTGATATAATAGGAGACGACCAGACCATAGCAGAGGTCTACAAACTGCCCCACAAGAGCACAAAAGATTATGAGGAGTCCCTCAGGCTTCTTAAGGAAGCAGGCCACAACATAGTTCCTCATGTGATAATAGGGCTACACTACGGACAGATAAGGGGTGAATACAGAGCCATAGACATGATTGCCCAGTTTGACCCATCAGCCCTTGTTATCGTGGTTGTTATGCCCTACTACGGGAAGGCTCGCTTCCAGCTTCTTCCTCCACCAAAGCCTGAGGAGAGTGCAAAAGTTCTGCTTCATGCAAGAAAAGCTCTTCCAAAAAGACCTGTGGTAGTGGGATGTGCAAGGCCTGCAGGTCAGGAAAGGGTAAGGCTTGACCTATACGCCCTTCATGCGGGAGTGAATGGCATAACCTTTCCGGCGGAAGGTATTTTCACATACGCAAAGAGTCTGGGATTGAACCCGGTGGTATCACCAAACTGTTGCTCTACTGTGTTTTTGCACTAA
- a CDS encoding DsrE family protein, giving the protein MKVIILMTSGPRTPWRCASPFYIAALMAANEAEVEVFFNMDGTRLLKKGVAERILPAEPNCLSPNGKKLKSVYDFMKDAKQAGVKFYSCKQAIDSLGYKPEDLIPELDGVFPASEFALRAMEADKVLTF; this is encoded by the coding sequence ATGAAGGTAATAATTCTCATGACAAGCGGTCCGAGAACTCCCTGGAGATGTGCATCACCATTTTATATTGCAGCCCTCATGGCCGCCAACGAGGCGGAGGTGGAGGTGTTTTTCAACATGGACGGCACAAGGCTTCTCAAGAAGGGTGTTGCAGAGAGGATACTTCCGGCCGAACCCAACTGCCTTTCTCCAAACGGTAAAAAGCTAAAAAGTGTTTATGACTTTATGAAGGATGCCAAGCAGGCGGGGGTTAAGTTCTACTCCTGCAAGCAGGCGATAGACTCACTGGGCTACAAGCCCGAGGACCTTATACCGGAGCTGGATGGGGTATTTCCAGCCAGCGAGTTTGCCCTCAGGGCAATGGAAGCTGATAAGGTGCTAACCTTTTAA
- a CDS encoding FeoA family protein, with protein MNLEEVKPGQEVVILGLSGKEEVLEKVKAMGLRKGRRISLLQKTGRNLLLKVDNSRIVISRDLAKGIEVQ; from the coding sequence ATGAACCTGGAAGAGGTCAAGCCAGGGCAGGAAGTGGTAATACTTGGTCTCAGCGGTAAGGAAGAGGTCCTGGAAAAGGTGAAAGCCATGGGCCTCAGGAAGGGCAGAAGGATATCCCTTCTGCAGAAAACTGGAAGAAACCTTCTTCTAAAGGTGGACAACTCAAGAATAGTCATAAGTAGAGACCTGGCAAAGGGTATAGAAGTTCAATGA
- a CDS encoding L-threonylcarbamoyladenylate synthase, with protein MRVLPLNQEAFSETAEVLAGGGIVCFPTDTIYGLLAVALNRKAVERLYSFRRPSGRPFLLLIPDTCWLDYLKLRHGRIHLRLMKEFNATFLFYKKNSIPLYLTRGRKSLAVRLPRPNSYVSGLFSLIDQALVAPSANPEGMRPAVRVEEAMDYFGDKVDLYVDGGKIEGKPSTIVRFLHPGGLRCVREGNIPFMQILEAYRRLKTISSSLPEDAP; from the coding sequence ATGAGGGTGTTGCCACTGAACCAGGAAGCTTTCTCAGAAACCGCTGAAGTCCTCGCAGGTGGTGGTATAGTATGCTTTCCCACGGATACCATATACGGTCTGCTGGCGGTTGCTCTGAACAGGAAGGCGGTGGAGAGGCTCTATTCCTTCAGAAGACCCTCTGGAAGACCTTTCCTCCTTCTAATACCCGATACTTGCTGGCTTGATTACCTCAAGCTCAGGCATGGAAGGATACACCTGCGTCTTATGAAGGAGTTTAACGCCACCTTTCTCTTTTACAAGAAAAACTCCATACCCCTCTATCTGACAAGAGGGAGAAAGAGTCTTGCGGTAAGATTACCCAGGCCAAACAGTTATGTCTCTGGTCTGTTCTCCTTAATAGACCAGGCTCTTGTAGCTCCGAGCGCCAACCCCGAGGGTATGAGGCCGGCGGTAAGGGTTGAGGAAGCTATGGATTACTTTGGTGATAAGGTGGACCTGTATGTGGACGGTGGAAAGATAGAGGGGAAACCTTCTACCATTGTCAGGTTCCTGCATCCAGGGGGTCTCAGATGTGTGAGAGAAGGAAACATACCCTTCATGCAAATACTTGAAGCCTACAGAAGGCTGAAGACTATCTCTTCCTCCTTGCCTGAAGACGCTCCTTGA
- a CDS encoding thioredoxin family protein, producing the protein MAARDKHVILLVSQWCATCPDADALWRKLQAEYGFKYEVLDVAQPEGRMWAKKLIVRAVPSTIIDGKLAFVGVPEEAEARRAVEA; encoded by the coding sequence ATGGCAGCGAGAGATAAGCATGTTATCCTGCTTGTTTCACAGTGGTGTGCCACGTGCCCCGATGCAGATGCCCTCTGGAGGAAGCTTCAGGCAGAGTATGGCTTTAAATACGAGGTGCTTGATGTGGCACAGCCGGAGGGCAGAATGTGGGCAAAAAAGCTCATAGTAAGAGCTGTCCCCTCCACCATAATAGATGGTAAGCTTGCCTTTGTGGGTGTCCCTGAGGAGGCTGAAGCCAGGAGGGCTGTGGAGGCATGA
- a CDS encoding glycine cleavage system protein H, with protein MGVVQGLESEREWEYNGCVVPLDLYYEIETQTWLKVNEDGTVTMGLTDVGQVRAGRLLHARIKNVGKVVQKGKPVASLESGKWAGPINALVEGEVVERNEKVLEQPDIINYDPYGEGWIVKMKPLDLHRDIKDLLYGRDAIEEMRKYIDEWDIICMRCT; from the coding sequence ATGGGCGTGGTGCAGGGGTTGGAAAGCGAAAGAGAATGGGAATACAATGGGTGTGTTGTTCCCCTTGACCTTTATTACGAGATAGAGACACAGACCTGGTTGAAGGTGAACGAAGATGGAACTGTTACCATGGGCCTTACGGATGTTGGTCAGGTCAGGGCTGGAAGGCTCCTGCACGCCCGTATAAAGAATGTGGGTAAGGTGGTGCAGAAAGGGAAGCCTGTGGCATCCCTTGAAAGTGGCAAATGGGCGGGTCCTATAAACGCCCTTGTTGAGGGCGAGGTGGTGGAGAGAAACGAAAAGGTGCTGGAGCAGCCCGATATAATAAATTACGACCCTTATGGGGAAGGCTGGATTGTGAAGATGAAACCACTTGACCTTCATAGGGACATAAAAGACCTCCTCTATGGCAGAGATGCCATAGAAGAAATGAGAAAATACATTGATGAATGGGATATAATCTGTATGAGGTGCACATGA
- the thrC gene encoding threonine synthase, whose amino-acid sequence MSYWRGIIHRYREFLPVGESTPVITLCEGNTPLIHAENLAKAIGFRGEIFLKYEGLNPTGSFKDRGMTVAISKAVEAGKRAVICASTGNTSASAAAYAAKAGLKAFVLLPKGAVALGKLSQAVIYGARVIAIQGNFDDALYIVRKIGELLPVEIVNSVNPFRIEGQKTGAFEVCDALGRAPDYHFIPVGNAGNITAYWKGYKEYHKAGKITELPRMMGWQAEGSAPIVKGYPIKNPQTIATAIRIGNPYSWQPALQAVRESGGLIDAVSDEEILHAYKLTASREGIFCEPASAASVAGLIKLTREGFFRGGEVVVCTLTGNGLKDPDTAIKVCEQPVTLPPDLERVAEFIQV is encoded by the coding sequence ATGAGCTACTGGCGAGGCATAATACACAGATACAGGGAGTTCCTGCCCGTAGGTGAAAGCACGCCCGTGATAACACTGTGCGAGGGAAATACTCCGTTAATTCATGCAGAAAACCTTGCAAAAGCTATTGGCTTCAGGGGGGAGATATTCCTAAAGTATGAGGGCCTAAATCCCACGGGTTCTTTCAAGGACAGGGGGATGACCGTTGCCATCTCAAAGGCTGTGGAGGCCGGGAAAAGAGCTGTTATATGCGCCTCAACGGGCAACACCTCAGCTTCAGCAGCTGCCTACGCTGCAAAGGCAGGTCTGAAAGCCTTTGTATTACTTCCTAAGGGTGCAGTTGCCCTTGGAAAACTCTCTCAGGCCGTTATATATGGTGCGAGGGTTATAGCCATTCAGGGAAACTTTGACGATGCCCTCTATATAGTAAGAAAAATAGGGGAGCTATTGCCAGTGGAAATCGTCAACTCTGTAAATCCCTTCAGGATAGAGGGGCAGAAAACGGGAGCCTTTGAAGTGTGCGATGCCCTTGGCAGGGCTCCGGACTATCACTTCATCCCTGTGGGAAATGCGGGCAACATAACCGCCTACTGGAAAGGATATAAGGAATACCACAAAGCAGGGAAGATTACGGAGCTGCCAAGGATGATGGGCTGGCAGGCGGAAGGCTCTGCGCCCATAGTAAAGGGCTACCCCATAAAGAACCCACAGACCATAGCAACCGCCATAAGGATAGGAAACCCTTACAGCTGGCAACCAGCCCTTCAGGCGGTTCGTGAATCTGGCGGATTGATAGATGCGGTCAGTGATGAGGAAATACTTCATGCCTACAAGCTGACGGCCTCGAGGGAGGGCATATTCTGCGAGCCTGCTTCTGCCGCCTCTGTTGCAGGGCTTATAAAGCTTACAAGAGAGGGATTTTTCAGGGGTGGTGAGGTGGTGGTCTGCACCCTTACGGGAAACGGTCTCAAAGACCCCGACACTGCCATAAAGGTCTGCGAACAGCCGGTAACCCTTCCGCCAGATTTGGAAAGGGTTGCGGAGTTCATACAGGTATGA
- the dcd gene encoding dCTP deaminase — protein sequence MRVRVPPPPHRTMILSDKSIKELIREGRLMVEPYREENVQASSVDLTLGGEVLFYRSECIDLRSPHIPVEKLSIPEEGFLIPPKAFLLATTEEYIKLPEDITAFVEGRSSLGRLGLFIENAGWVDAGFEGQITLELYNANNCPIRIYRGVRICQIVLARLDQRAEKPYRGKYQGQKGATPSRVYMDFYS from the coding sequence GTGAGGGTTCGAGTCCCTCCACCCCCACACAGGACCATGATACTGAGCGACAAAAGCATAAAGGAGCTCATAAGAGAAGGCAGGTTAATGGTAGAGCCCTACAGGGAGGAGAACGTGCAGGCATCCTCTGTGGACCTTACTCTGGGTGGGGAGGTACTTTTCTACAGGTCAGAATGCATAGACCTCAGGAGCCCACACATACCCGTGGAAAAGCTGAGCATTCCTGAAGAGGGCTTTCTCATACCCCCAAAGGCTTTTCTGCTCGCCACCACAGAAGAATACATTAAACTTCCCGAGGACATAACTGCCTTCGTGGAGGGCAGGTCTTCTCTTGGCAGGCTTGGGCTCTTTATAGAGAATGCAGGCTGGGTGGACGCAGGTTTTGAAGGACAGATAACCCTTGAGCTATACAACGCCAACAACTGTCCCATACGCATATACAGGGGCGTTCGTATATGCCAGATTGTGCTTGCGAGGCTAGACCAGAGAGCAGAGAAACCTTACAGGGGCAAGTATCAGGGGCAGAAGGGTGCTACCCCTTCAAGGGTTTATATGGATTTTTATTCATAA
- the feoB gene encoding ferrous iron transport protein B, with the protein MKSIRVALAGNPNVGKTSILNHLAGTSLKVGNWPGVTVEKREGKVRFWDYEISLVDLPGIYTLEPISEDEWVAYNYIRQEKPDLILNIIETPNMERDLLLTVELLEHEIPLIIVLNMTDEAQKLGIEVNDRWLSELLGVRVLRTNGRTGEGVKALLPNIVEVFSLKERPKVIRYSKELEEFLQKVREREDETKAELIRKLLQREDFKELRESIKRALGKEVHDLIKDERYAMAHGLYREVIEKKLLTARDITDSLDKVLLHPVFGIPIFLLLMFLLFKVSFDFSAPFMDWVDGFVNGFVAPLVSAGMAALGVSEWLQKLFSEAVVGGVGFVLTFVPLIAVIYFLLALMEFSGYLPRVAFLMDRFMHRLGLHGKSLVPLLLGFGCNVPAIVATKALETKRDKLLVIAMIPFMSCPARLVVFSFFAVLFFKNPATVIFFLYLLGVLVALITAFLLRKTFFKGSLYHFVMELPPYRLPTFRLLFRIVWVYVRDFLYRAGTLIFAASVFIWLLLNLPPGVKNPSESLAAQAGKTIAPLFKPLGLEDWRIATSLIPAFLAREIVLSSMGTIYSAEAEKEEKEFILSEALKEQTIGLGNAFRDAVLNVFKPVPKAFEVEEEGTDSLRALIAKSLSPASALAFMVFLLLYTSCLGTVAVMWREAGKGFALLFLLYSLIAGWFFGFLAYRLGGMLWSI; encoded by the coding sequence ATGAAAAGCATAAGGGTGGCCCTTGCGGGCAATCCCAACGTAGGAAAGACGAGCATTCTTAACCATCTTGCAGGCACAAGCCTCAAGGTGGGCAACTGGCCAGGGGTAACCGTTGAAAAAAGAGAGGGAAAGGTAAGGTTCTGGGATTACGAGATAAGCCTTGTGGACCTTCCCGGCATATACACCCTTGAGCCCATCTCAGAGGACGAATGGGTGGCATACAATTACATAAGACAGGAAAAACCAGACCTGATACTCAATATCATAGAAACCCCCAACATGGAAAGAGACCTGCTCCTGACGGTAGAGCTCCTTGAGCATGAAATTCCCCTTATCATCGTCCTCAACATGACAGACGAAGCCCAGAAACTGGGCATAGAGGTAAATGACCGGTGGCTCTCTGAACTGCTCGGGGTGAGAGTTCTCAGAACCAACGGAAGGACTGGTGAGGGCGTAAAAGCTCTGCTTCCCAACATAGTGGAGGTTTTCAGCTTAAAGGAGAGACCAAAAGTCATAAGATACAGCAAAGAGCTGGAGGAGTTCCTCCAGAAAGTCAGAGAAAGGGAAGACGAAACAAAGGCAGAGCTAATAAGGAAACTCCTCCAGAGAGAAGACTTTAAGGAGCTAAGGGAAAGTATAAAAAGGGCCCTGGGAAAAGAAGTTCATGACCTGATAAAGGATGAAAGGTATGCAATGGCCCATGGGCTCTACAGAGAAGTGATTGAAAAAAAGCTCCTTACCGCAAGGGACATAACAGACTCTCTGGATAAGGTGCTCTTGCATCCAGTTTTTGGTATCCCCATCTTCCTCCTGCTTATGTTTCTTCTCTTTAAGGTTTCCTTTGATTTTTCTGCGCCCTTCATGGACTGGGTGGATGGCTTTGTAAATGGTTTTGTTGCCCCTCTGGTCTCTGCGGGCATGGCAGCCCTTGGGGTAAGCGAATGGCTTCAGAAACTCTTTTCTGAAGCGGTGGTGGGTGGAGTGGGCTTCGTTCTTACCTTTGTTCCCCTCATTGCCGTCATATACTTCCTGCTGGCGCTGATGGAGTTTTCTGGATACCTTCCCAGAGTTGCCTTTCTTATGGACAGGTTCATGCACAGGCTGGGGCTTCATGGGAAAAGCCTTGTCCCCCTTCTTCTGGGCTTTGGTTGTAATGTGCCTGCCATAGTTGCCACCAAGGCACTTGAGACAAAAAGGGACAAACTGCTGGTAATAGCCATGATACCCTTCATGAGCTGTCCAGCAAGGCTTGTGGTCTTCTCCTTTTTTGCAGTGCTCTTTTTCAAGAACCCGGCCACTGTTATATTTTTCCTCTACCTTCTTGGTGTTCTGGTTGCTCTTATAACCGCCTTCCTGCTGAGAAAGACCTTCTTTAAAGGGAGCCTATACCATTTTGTCATGGAGCTGCCGCCTTACAGACTTCCCACTTTCAGGCTTCTATTCAGGATTGTGTGGGTCTATGTGAGGGATTTTCTCTACAGAGCCGGCACTCTCATATTTGCGGCGTCAGTTTTTATATGGCTTCTCCTCAACCTTCCCCCAGGTGTTAAAAACCCCTCCGAAAGCCTTGCTGCGCAGGCAGGCAAAACCATAGCACCCCTCTTCAAACCACTGGGCCTTGAGGACTGGAGGATTGCCACCTCCCTGATACCTGCCTTTCTCGCCAGAGAGATAGTGCTCAGTTCCATGGGCACCATATATTCTGCAGAGGCGGAGAAGGAAGAGAAGGAGTTTATCCTCTCGGAGGCTCTGAAAGAGCAGACTATCGGGCTTGGAAATGCCTTCAGGGATGCAGTTCTTAATGTGTTCAAACCTGTGCCAAAAGCCTTTGAGGTAGAGGAGGAAGGAACGGACAGTCTGAGGGCTCTAATAGCAAAAAGCCTATCTCCCGCATCCGCCCTTGCTTTCATGGTTTTCCTGCTTCTTTATACCTCATGCCTCGGCACAGTTGCTGTCATGTGGAGGGAAGCCGGAAAGGGGTTTGCCCTTCTCTTTCTCCTTTACAGCCTCATAGCTGGCTGGTTTTTTGGCTTCCTCGCATACAGACTGGGGGGCATGCTGTGGAGTATCTGA